A genomic region of Friedmanniella luteola contains the following coding sequences:
- a CDS encoding PhzF family phenazine biosynthesis isomerase, whose amino-acid sequence MDVLRYTAFSQHPAGGNPAGVVLDATGADSEVMQRVAADVGYSETAFLFPVGDDDYVVRYFSPRAEVSFCGHATIAAAVAHAERHGPGTMTLHTRSGRVSVQTTSSTCGMLAATLTSVPTQVAALPAADLEALLAALGWSATDLDPALPPRVAFAGAWHPVIAVRERARLADLVYDFAALRTLMSWRGWTTVDLVWRASPSAFFARNPFPPGGVVEDPATGAAAAALGGYLRALGAVPLPSTIAVFQGEELGRPSQLSVHIPEAAGSGVDVTGHAVELPRLALAGTGLAHLVGRG is encoded by the coding sequence GTGGACGTGCTGAGGTACACCGCCTTCAGCCAGCACCCCGCCGGGGGGAACCCGGCGGGAGTAGTGCTCGACGCCACGGGCGCGGACTCCGAGGTGATGCAACGGGTCGCCGCGGACGTCGGCTACTCCGAGACGGCCTTCCTGTTCCCGGTCGGTGACGACGACTACGTCGTGCGGTACTTCAGCCCCCGGGCCGAGGTGTCGTTCTGCGGGCACGCGACCATCGCGGCGGCGGTGGCGCACGCCGAGCGGCACGGTCCGGGCACGATGACGCTGCACACCCGGTCGGGCCGGGTCAGCGTGCAGACCACGTCGTCGACCTGCGGGATGCTGGCCGCCACCCTGACCAGCGTGCCGACCCAGGTCGCCGCGCTGCCGGCCGCCGACCTGGAGGCGCTGCTCGCGGCGCTGGGCTGGTCGGCGACCGACCTCGACCCGGCGTTGCCGCCACGGGTGGCCTTCGCCGGGGCCTGGCACCCCGTGATCGCCGTCCGCGAGCGCGCTCGGCTGGCGGACCTGGTCTACGACTTCGCCGCCCTCCGGACGCTGATGAGCTGGCGCGGCTGGACGACGGTGGACCTCGTCTGGCGCGCCTCGCCGTCGGCCTTCTTCGCGCGCAACCCCTTCCCGCCGGGCGGGGTGGTCGAGGACCCGGCGACCGGGGCGGCGGCCGCCGCGCTGGGCGGCTACCTGCGGGCCCTCGGGGCCGTGCCCCTGCCCAGCACCATCGCGGTCTTCCAGGGCGAGGAGCTGGGCCGGCCGAGCCAGCTCTCCGTGCACATCCCGGAGGCGGCGGGCAGCGGGGTGGACGTGACGGGGCACGCGGTCGAGCTCCCGCGACTGGCGCTGGCCGGCACGGGGCTCGCGCACCTGGTGGGACGGGGCTGA
- a CDS encoding ATP-binding protein → MLHEADGAAAPFAHRLRALRERVGLTQEELASRAGLTSHAVSALERGARTRPYPHTVRALATALELDGAEQAALIASLPSRRAPAATQPTPAPATPERRPTSSAPTPPPGVVVPPTPLHGRDGDLAALTSLVRSGRVRLVTLTGMGGVGKTRLAVALAAALADDFPDGVVQVALASVASPAAVLDTLGRALGLSGADGPDAVELVAAHLGRRCVLVLLDNLEHLVDAAADLGRLVALCPAVTVLVSSRAPLRVRGEHEYPVGPLALPSPDALTEQELAASPAGALVLDQVRAVAPGLELTPDRVQALATLCARLSGIPLALELATARLRLLTPRALLERLDSVLDSSSGARDLPERQRTMRATLDWSHGLLTPAQQLLFTVLSVFRGGATLDAVEQVVVASTALSAADVVEQLEVLVEQSMVVLRTGEDGRRRYTMLEPVAQYAQALLDGPLAQSASRAHAEVYRALARQAASGYEGADQVLWLARTEAEEPNLLVAVERGLTGGDPDTSGGIVWELWLYWWLRGQFRRGREQAERCLPAALTPAVLARVTLSAATMAYAGGDMPASARYWAEALRLGEELQDPEVVCKALAGTGLAALAVGDLTVAADRFRRALPACAEAGEPGIWMSSLTHVWLGTVVLLQGDPVGAEAQVHEGLEIARRRGDRLSTYVALYNLSQAALAAHEYRRARAYLEEGIVLSEQTVDLANLAYFLDSLAVVESVDGRHDRVPVLLGAARGFRDVVGGVYAYYVPDASLGAAAERQARAVLGAAAYDEAFDRGRDLDVTAAVRVALA, encoded by the coding sequence GTGCTGCACGAGGCGGACGGGGCCGCCGCACCCTTCGCGCACCGGCTGCGTGCGCTGCGGGAACGGGTGGGGCTGACCCAGGAGGAGCTGGCCAGCCGGGCCGGCCTGACCTCGCACGCGGTCAGCGCGCTGGAGCGGGGCGCCCGGACCCGCCCCTACCCGCACACCGTCCGCGCCCTGGCCACCGCGCTGGAGCTGGACGGCGCGGAGCAGGCGGCCCTGATCGCGTCCCTGCCCAGCCGGCGCGCCCCCGCGGCCACGCAGCCGACGCCGGCCCCCGCCACCCCCGAGCGCCGGCCCACGTCGTCCGCGCCGACGCCGCCGCCCGGCGTCGTCGTGCCGCCCACCCCGCTGCACGGCCGCGACGGCGACCTGGCCGCCCTGACCAGCCTCGTGCGCTCCGGTCGCGTCCGGCTGGTCACCCTGACGGGGATGGGCGGCGTCGGGAAGACCCGGCTGGCGGTGGCGCTGGCCGCTGCCCTGGCCGACGACTTCCCCGACGGCGTGGTCCAGGTCGCCCTCGCCTCGGTGGCCAGCCCGGCCGCCGTCCTCGACACCCTGGGTCGTGCCCTCGGTCTCTCCGGGGCCGACGGCCCGGACGCCGTGGAGCTGGTCGCGGCCCACCTCGGCCGGCGATGCGTGCTGGTCCTGCTGGACAACCTGGAGCACCTGGTCGACGCGGCCGCCGACCTCGGCCGCCTGGTGGCGCTCTGCCCGGCGGTGACCGTGCTGGTGTCCAGCCGCGCGCCGCTCCGCGTCCGCGGCGAGCACGAGTACCCCGTCGGTCCGCTCGCGCTGCCCTCCCCCGACGCGCTCACCGAGCAGGAGCTGGCCGCCTCCCCCGCCGGGGCGCTCGTGCTGGACCAGGTCCGGGCCGTCGCCCCCGGCCTGGAGCTGACGCCGGACCGCGTCCAGGCGCTCGCGACCCTCTGCGCCCGGCTGTCCGGCATCCCGCTGGCGCTGGAGCTGGCGACCGCCCGGCTCCGGCTGCTGACGCCCCGCGCGCTGCTGGAGCGGCTGGACTCGGTCCTCGACTCCTCTTCCGGCGCCCGGGACCTGCCCGAGCGGCAGCGGACGATGCGGGCCACCCTCGACTGGAGCCACGGCCTGCTGACGCCCGCCCAGCAGCTGCTGTTCACCGTGCTGTCGGTGTTCCGCGGCGGCGCGACCCTGGACGCCGTCGAGCAGGTCGTCGTGGCCAGCACCGCGCTCTCGGCGGCCGACGTCGTCGAGCAGCTCGAGGTGCTGGTCGAGCAGTCCATGGTGGTGCTGCGGACCGGGGAGGACGGCCGGCGCCGCTACACGATGCTGGAGCCGGTCGCGCAGTACGCGCAGGCCCTGCTGGACGGCCCGCTGGCCCAGAGCGCGTCCCGCGCCCACGCCGAGGTCTACCGGGCGCTCGCCCGGCAGGCGGCCAGCGGCTACGAGGGCGCGGACCAGGTGCTCTGGCTGGCCCGGACCGAGGCCGAGGAGCCCAACCTGCTGGTGGCCGTCGAGCGCGGCCTGACCGGCGGAGACCCCGACACCTCGGGCGGGATCGTCTGGGAGCTGTGGCTGTACTGGTGGCTCCGCGGGCAGTTCCGCCGCGGCCGCGAGCAGGCCGAGCGCTGCCTGCCCGCCGCGCTGACCCCGGCCGTGCTCGCCCGGGTCACCCTCAGCGCGGCCACCATGGCCTACGCCGGGGGCGACATGCCCGCCAGTGCGCGCTACTGGGCGGAGGCCCTGCGCCTGGGCGAGGAGCTGCAGGACCCGGAGGTGGTCTGCAAGGCGCTGGCGGGGACCGGGCTCGCGGCGCTGGCCGTCGGGGACCTCACCGTGGCGGCCGACCGCTTCCGCCGGGCGCTGCCGGCCTGCGCCGAGGCCGGCGAGCCGGGGATCTGGATGAGCTCGCTGACGCACGTCTGGCTGGGCACGGTGGTGCTGCTGCAGGGCGACCCCGTCGGCGCGGAGGCGCAGGTCCACGAGGGCCTGGAGATCGCCCGCCGCCGGGGTGACCGGCTCTCCACCTACGTGGCGCTCTACAACCTCTCCCAGGCGGCGCTGGCCGCGCACGAGTACCGGCGGGCGCGGGCCTACCTCGAGGAGGGCATCGTGCTGTCGGAGCAGACCGTCGACCTCGCCAACCTCGCCTACTTCCTCGACAGCCTGGCCGTCGTCGAGTCCGTCGACGGCCGCCACGACCGCGTGCCCGTCCTGCTGGGCGCGGCGCGCGGCTTCCGCGACGTCGTCGGCGGCGTGTACGCCTACTACGTCCCGGACGCGTCGCTGGGCGCGGCCGCGGAGCGGCAGGCGCGGGCGGTGCTCGGCGCGGCCGCCTACGACGAGGCGTTCGACCGCGGCCGGGACCTGGACGTCACCGCCGCCGTCCGCGTCGCCCTGGCCTGA
- a CDS encoding LLM class flavin-dependent oxidoreductase: MRFGMNVPIFGEYADPQLLAALAVEAEDSGWDGFWVWDHLQWSGEGDGEPRQPSVDPTVALALIAAATSRVRIGPMVLPLARRRPAKVARELATLDHLSGGRLTVGVGLGGPPGLEFGDFGEETDARVRAAKLDEGLAVLQGLWSGEPFTFTGEHHTVREAQLLPPPLQEHVPIWVGGEWPRRAPFRRAARFDGVHPLMFSVPPDEQPAALAQLVRYVAQHRTGSGPYDVVFGGDTVGDGGAADRALVGRFADAGVTWWMEGISHWRGPLVAMRERIRRGPPGP, from the coding sequence ATGCGCTTCGGGATGAACGTGCCGATCTTCGGCGAGTACGCCGACCCACAGCTGCTGGCGGCGCTGGCGGTGGAGGCCGAGGACTCCGGCTGGGACGGCTTCTGGGTCTGGGACCACCTGCAGTGGAGCGGCGAGGGCGACGGAGAGCCGCGGCAGCCGTCGGTCGACCCGACGGTGGCGCTGGCCCTGATCGCCGCGGCCACCTCGCGGGTGCGGATCGGGCCGATGGTGCTGCCGCTGGCCCGTCGTCGGCCCGCCAAGGTCGCCCGCGAGCTGGCCACGCTCGACCACCTGTCCGGCGGGCGGCTGACGGTCGGCGTCGGGCTGGGCGGGCCGCCGGGCCTGGAGTTCGGGGACTTCGGCGAGGAGACCGACGCCCGCGTCCGCGCCGCCAAGCTCGACGAGGGCCTGGCGGTGCTGCAGGGGTTGTGGAGCGGCGAGCCGTTCACCTTCACCGGGGAGCACCACACCGTCCGGGAGGCCCAGCTGCTGCCGCCGCCGCTGCAGGAGCACGTGCCGATCTGGGTCGGCGGCGAGTGGCCCCGCCGGGCCCCGTTCCGGCGCGCCGCCCGCTTCGACGGGGTCCACCCGCTGATGTTCTCGGTCCCGCCGGACGAGCAACCGGCGGCGCTCGCCCAGCTGGTCCGCTACGTGGCGCAGCACCGCACCGGGTCCGGCCCCTACGACGTCGTCTTCGGCGGGGACACCGTGGGCGACGGCGGGGCCGCGGACCGGGCGCTGGTGGGCCGCTTCGCCGACGCCGGCGTCACCTGGTGGATGGAGGGCATCTCGCACTGGCGGGGACCGCTGGTCGCGATGCGGGAGCGCATCCGGCGCGGCCCGCCGGGCCCGTGA
- the pknB gene encoding Stk1 family PASTA domain-containing Ser/Thr kinase, with protein MSGEPVVVGDRYELGEPLGQGGMATVHRALDRRLDRAVAVKRLGLHLAADPTAQARFRREAQASASLNHPAIASVFDTGEGADPATGVSLPYIVMELVEGSTLRTILDAGPLPPERALRITRSVLDALAHSHAMGLVHRDIKPANVMITTDGAVKVMDFGIARAVDESATSLTKTASVIGTAQYLSPEQALGQTVDLRSDLYSVGCLLFELVTGRPPFVGDTSLAIAYQHVREQPVPPSRLDPSLEPGLDAVVLRALTKDPADRYQTAAEMRDDVDRLLAGQAVAPPPPPSSPAATADTAALPGRLVAAPAAATATAAAGTDGSSGSPTAPTALVGPAAGAPSPADPSEPPDRRRSAAGRAVLVALAVFLVLGLGAFGLFRVFGPAADGAAAVTVPDVDGQPREQAEAALRDADLVPRVTPTAGKDDKTVGTVLDQAPAADARVAAGTTVTLRVNAGPATAAIPDDLVGRPVADVEAQLEDLGFTDVSTEAVDGDGEVDPGDVVSVKPGEGKEAALDAAVRVRFARATEATTSGGGGTQTRAPTRSSAPSASADDDEAGGPTSDPGGDATSEAPDDDEPTSEAPTSSAPTTRSPTSDPEPTASATSTATEEPTKKAKKAKPTSTHQGRGQGQGQGGD; from the coding sequence GTGAGCGGGGAACCCGTCGTCGTCGGCGACCGCTACGAGCTCGGCGAGCCGCTCGGGCAGGGCGGCATGGCGACCGTGCACCGCGCGCTCGACCGCCGGCTGGACCGGGCCGTCGCGGTCAAGCGGCTCGGCCTCCACCTGGCCGCGGACCCGACGGCGCAGGCCCGCTTCCGGCGCGAGGCGCAGGCCTCCGCCAGCCTGAACCACCCGGCCATCGCGTCGGTCTTCGACACCGGGGAGGGTGCCGACCCGGCCACCGGCGTCTCGCTCCCCTACATCGTCATGGAGCTGGTCGAGGGCTCGACGCTGCGGACGATCCTCGACGCCGGGCCGCTCCCGCCAGAGCGCGCCCTGCGGATCACCCGCAGCGTGCTGGACGCGCTGGCCCACAGCCACGCGATGGGCCTGGTGCACCGCGACATCAAGCCCGCGAACGTCATGATCACCACCGACGGCGCGGTCAAGGTGATGGACTTCGGCATCGCCCGCGCGGTCGACGAGAGCGCCACGAGCCTCACGAAGACGGCCTCCGTGATCGGCACGGCGCAGTACCTGTCCCCCGAGCAGGCGCTCGGCCAGACGGTCGACCTGCGCAGCGACCTCTACTCGGTGGGCTGCCTGCTCTTCGAGCTGGTGACCGGTCGGCCGCCGTTCGTCGGCGACACCTCGCTGGCCATCGCCTACCAGCACGTCCGCGAGCAGCCCGTGCCCCCCAGCCGGCTCGACCCGTCCCTGGAGCCCGGCCTGGACGCCGTGGTGCTCCGCGCGCTCACCAAGGACCCCGCCGACCGCTACCAGACCGCGGCGGAGATGCGGGACGACGTCGACCGGCTGCTCGCCGGCCAGGCCGTGGCTCCGCCACCCCCGCCGTCCAGCCCGGCGGCGACGGCGGACACCGCCGCGCTGCCCGGACGCCTGGTGGCCGCTCCCGCCGCCGCGACCGCCACCGCTGCGGCCGGCACCGACGGCAGCTCCGGGTCCCCGACCGCTCCCACGGCCCTCGTCGGCCCGGCCGCCGGGGCGCCGTCGCCGGCCGACCCGTCCGAGCCCCCCGACCGCCGCCGGTCCGCCGCGGGTCGGGCCGTGCTCGTCGCCCTGGCCGTGTTCCTGGTCCTCGGCCTCGGCGCGTTCGGGCTGTTCCGCGTCTTCGGGCCCGCAGCGGACGGGGCGGCGGCCGTCACGGTCCCCGACGTGGACGGACAGCCCCGGGAGCAGGCCGAGGCCGCGCTCCGCGACGCCGACCTGGTGCCGCGGGTCACCCCCACGGCCGGGAAGGACGACAAGACCGTCGGCACCGTCCTGGACCAGGCCCCGGCCGCCGACGCGCGGGTGGCGGCGGGCACCACGGTGACGCTCCGGGTCAACGCCGGTCCCGCCACGGCCGCGATCCCCGACGACCTGGTGGGTCGTCCCGTGGCCGACGTCGAGGCCCAGCTGGAGGACCTCGGCTTCACCGACGTGAGCACCGAGGCCGTCGACGGCGACGGCGAGGTCGATCCGGGCGACGTCGTCTCGGTGAAGCCCGGCGAGGGGAAGGAGGCGGCGCTGGACGCGGCGGTCCGCGTCCGCTTCGCCCGCGCGACGGAGGCGACGACGTCGGGCGGCGGCGGCACGCAGACCCGGGCACCGACCCGCTCGAGCGCCCCCAGCGCGTCGGCCGACGACGACGAGGCCGGCGGCCCCACGAGCGACCCCGGCGGCGACGCGACCAGCGAGGCCCCGGACGACGACGAGCCGACCTCGGAGGCGCCGACCAGCAGCGCCCCCACGACCCGCAGCCCCACCAGCGACCCGGAGCCGACGGCGTCGGCGACGAGCACGGCGACCGAGGAACCCACGAAGAAGGCGAAGAAGGCGAAGCCCACCAGCACCCACCAGGGCCGCGGGCAGGGGCAGGGGCAGGGCGGCGACTGA
- a CDS encoding DUF309 domain-containing protein → MAVQRERDDQGRARNARPRDGLGRPLPRDAEGVPRVPDDLVLPPLPSLVEAQRLLDAGMPFHAHEVLEATWKAAPAEERELWQGLAQLAVGWTHLLRGNPVGATTLLERARRRIGLYAEAPPHRVDVAGLLRWCDAVLAALAASGTATAEAPRLQGPAAR, encoded by the coding sequence ATGGCAGTGCAGCGGGAGCGGGACGACCAGGGCCGGGCCCGCAACGCGCGGCCGCGGGACGGGCTCGGCCGGCCGCTCCCCCGGGACGCCGAGGGCGTGCCACGGGTGCCGGACGACCTGGTGCTGCCGCCGCTGCCCTCGCTGGTCGAGGCCCAACGGCTGCTGGACGCGGGGATGCCCTTCCACGCCCACGAGGTGCTGGAGGCCACCTGGAAGGCCGCACCGGCCGAGGAGCGCGAGCTCTGGCAGGGGCTCGCCCAGCTGGCCGTCGGGTGGACCCACCTGCTGCGCGGCAACCCGGTCGGCGCGACGACGCTGCTGGAGCGGGCCCGACGGCGGATCGGGCTCTACGCCGAAGCCCCGCCCCACCGGGTCGACGTGGCGGGGCTCCTGCGGTGGTGCGACGCGGTGCTGGCCGCCCTGGCCGCCTCCGGCACGGCGACGGCGGAAGCGCCGCGCCTGCAGGGGCCTGCTGCTCGCTGA
- a CDS encoding sensor histidine kinase: MSWSSPAREHQSYRHEAFLWGGAEDFTAGLVPFLEEGLEAGEPMMVAVGPEHTSWLREALGAAADTIRFVDMHQLGRNPARIIPAWQRFLDEEAAGGRPVRGVGEPIWPGRRAEELLECQLHEALLNVAVDPELPFWLICPYDTAQLSEAVIEEAFRSHPVLVEAGGYSGSAGYGGRAHVDSLFSSDLSAPAGQVRQAHFTAADVGRLLSYTRLEFYVAGLSLGRAADLAHVVERLAASSLHRGSGGGTVTIWSQPGGVVCEVADDVPVEDPLAGRRPPAADDHDALWVANQLCDLVQLRSTVRGTAVRVHAWTS, encoded by the coding sequence ATGTCGTGGTCATCGCCTGCGCGCGAGCACCAGAGCTATCGGCACGAGGCGTTCCTCTGGGGTGGCGCGGAGGACTTCACGGCTGGGCTGGTCCCCTTCCTCGAGGAGGGCCTGGAGGCCGGCGAGCCGATGATGGTCGCGGTGGGGCCGGAGCACACCAGCTGGCTGCGGGAGGCGCTCGGCGCCGCCGCCGACACGATCCGCTTCGTCGACATGCACCAGCTGGGCCGCAACCCCGCCCGGATCATCCCGGCCTGGCAGCGGTTCCTGGACGAGGAGGCGGCCGGCGGCCGGCCCGTCCGCGGGGTGGGTGAGCCGATCTGGCCGGGGCGGCGCGCCGAGGAGCTGCTGGAGTGCCAGCTGCACGAGGCCCTGCTCAACGTGGCCGTCGACCCCGAGCTCCCTTTCTGGTTGATCTGCCCGTACGACACCGCGCAGCTGAGCGAGGCGGTCATCGAGGAGGCCTTCCGCAGCCATCCCGTGCTGGTCGAGGCCGGCGGCTACTCCGGCAGCGCCGGCTACGGGGGTCGGGCCCACGTCGACTCGCTCTTCTCGAGTGACCTCAGCGCTCCGGCCGGGCAGGTGCGCCAGGCCCACTTCACGGCCGCCGACGTCGGCCGGCTGCTCAGCTACACCCGGCTGGAGTTCTACGTGGCCGGGCTCAGCCTCGGCCGGGCCGCCGACCTGGCGCACGTCGTCGAGCGGCTGGCCGCGAGCAGCCTGCACCGGGGCTCGGGCGGCGGGACGGTGACGATCTGGTCCCAGCCGGGCGGGGTGGTCTGCGAGGTCGCCGACGACGTCCCGGTCGAGGACCCGCTGGCCGGTCGCCGGCCGCCGGCCGCCGACGACCACGACGCCCTGTGGGTGGCCAACCAGCTGTGCGACCTCGTGCAGCTCCGCTCCACCGTCCGTGGGACCGCCGTCCGGGTGCACGCCTGGACCAGCTGA
- a CDS encoding Rv0909 family putative TA system antitoxin, translating into MGLDELKDKVSGGATEKASDAGIEKAGDAADTKLGGKGGEQVDKAQQAADDKIGQ; encoded by the coding sequence ATGGGTCTGGACGAGCTCAAGGACAAGGTCAGCGGCGGGGCCACGGAGAAGGCCAGCGACGCGGGCATCGAGAAGGCCGGCGACGCCGCGGACACGAAGCTCGGCGGCAAGGGTGGCGAGCAGGTCGACAAGGCCCAGCAGGCCGCCGACGACAAGATCGGCCAGTAG
- a CDS encoding DUF3817 domain-containing protein, with amino-acid sequence MSRTLARLFVVVATLEALSWLGLLTGMYVKYLTAAGDLGVRIFGPVHGGVFVAYVVLTLLLARTLRWSVWTTLLALACSVPPFATLLFEWWAVRTGRLSWPGATTRRAVDEVAV; translated from the coding sequence GTGTCTCGCACCCTTGCCCGCCTGTTCGTCGTCGTCGCGACCCTCGAGGCGCTGTCCTGGCTGGGGCTGCTGACCGGCATGTACGTGAAGTACCTCACGGCGGCCGGCGACCTGGGCGTCAGGATCTTCGGCCCCGTCCACGGCGGCGTGTTCGTGGCCTACGTCGTGCTCACGCTGCTGCTCGCCCGCACGCTCCGCTGGTCGGTGTGGACGACGCTGCTGGCCCTGGCCTGCTCGGTCCCGCCCTTCGCCACCCTGCTGTTCGAGTGGTGGGCCGTGCGCACAGGTCGGCTGAGCTGGCCGGGAGCCACGACGCGACGAGCCGTGGACGAGGTCGCCGTCTAG
- a CDS encoding carbohydrate ABC transporter permease — MTTIDAPREAAVSAAPVPAKRGRGHAGERAGVGTYIVLTLTAALFLFPFYFSLVAGSHPPADLYDGSPPLLPGPGLFKNMGLALAQADLFQALGRSLVVAVVVTVATVFFCTMAGFAFAKLKFRGRNALFGITLATLTIPPTLGIVPLYVVMSKLGLVNNLASVILPAAVTAFGVFFMRQFLTQALPDELVEAAKVDGASLTRTLFEIVFPIARPGMAVLGILSFMASWNDFLWPFIVVRNTPTIQVAVASIQAGYTPDISVILAGTVIATVPLVIVTAIFGKQIVNGITAGAVKG, encoded by the coding sequence ATGACCACGATCGACGCCCCTCGCGAGGCGGCCGTCAGCGCCGCACCGGTCCCCGCGAAGCGCGGCCGGGGACACGCCGGCGAGCGGGCCGGGGTCGGCACCTACATCGTGCTGACGCTGACCGCGGCGCTGTTCCTGTTCCCCTTCTACTTCTCCCTGGTGGCCGGCTCCCACCCGCCCGCGGACCTCTACGACGGGTCGCCGCCGCTGCTCCCCGGACCGGGGCTGTTCAAGAACATGGGGCTGGCGCTGGCCCAGGCCGACCTCTTCCAGGCGCTGGGACGCTCGCTCGTCGTCGCGGTGGTGGTCACCGTGGCCACCGTGTTCTTCTGCACCATGGCCGGCTTCGCCTTCGCCAAGCTGAAGTTCCGGGGACGGAATGCGCTGTTCGGCATCACCCTGGCGACCCTGACCATCCCCCCGACCCTGGGGATCGTCCCGTTGTACGTCGTGATGAGCAAGCTCGGGCTGGTCAACAACCTGGCCTCGGTGATCCTGCCGGCGGCGGTGACCGCGTTCGGGGTGTTCTTCATGCGTCAGTTCCTCACCCAGGCGCTGCCCGACGAGCTCGTCGAGGCGGCCAAGGTGGACGGGGCCAGCCTGACCCGGACGCTGTTCGAGATCGTCTTCCCGATCGCGCGCCCGGGCATGGCGGTGCTGGGGATCCTGTCGTTCATGGCGTCCTGGAACGACTTCCTCTGGCCGTTCATCGTCGTCCGCAACACCCCGACCATCCAGGTGGCGGTGGCCAGCATCCAGGCCGGCTACACCCCCGACATCTCGGTCATCCTCGCGGGCACCGTCATCGCGACGGTGCCGCTGGTCATCGTGACCGCGATCTTCGGCAAGCAGATCGTGAACGGGATCACGGCCGGGGCCGTCAAGGGCTGA
- a CDS encoding carbohydrate ABC transporter permease, which produces MAVDTPTHALTGPAARRSRPARPRPAGERSAPYAFIAPFFILFGAFGLFPLIYTVWLSFYEFRLAGGEPKFIGLENYVWLFGSESFYNSLWKTFTIGLLSTVPQLIMALGLAHLLNYNMRVRNFFRISMIMPYATSLVAATLVFASIFSNTSGGLANVVLNRLGMEPIAWTAGNWTAQIAIAVIVTWHWTGYNALIYLAGMQSIGKELYESAAIDGASRFSQFLHVTLPGLRPTILFTIVLSTIGATQLFTEPFLFGNGAGGGALGQYQVVAMYMYEMAFDIGRLGRASAIAVVVLALVILLVLINTGLAQLRTRERPQRGTTTTTTTGGTR; this is translated from the coding sequence ATGGCCGTCGACACCCCGACCCACGCCCTCACCGGGCCCGCGGCACGGCGGTCCCGTCCAGCCCGCCCCAGACCGGCCGGGGAGCGGTCCGCCCCCTACGCCTTCATCGCACCCTTCTTCATCCTGTTCGGCGCGTTCGGGCTGTTCCCGCTGATCTACACGGTGTGGCTCAGCTTCTACGAGTTCCGCCTCGCCGGCGGGGAGCCGAAGTTCATCGGGCTGGAGAACTACGTCTGGCTGTTCGGGAGCGAGTCGTTCTACAACTCGTTGTGGAAGACGTTCACCATCGGCCTGCTCTCCACCGTCCCGCAGCTGATCATGGCCCTCGGGCTGGCGCACCTGCTGAACTACAACATGCGGGTCCGCAACTTCTTCCGGATCTCGATGATCATGCCGTACGCGACCTCCCTGGTGGCGGCGACGCTGGTCTTCGCCTCCATCTTCTCCAACACCTCCGGGGGGCTGGCCAACGTCGTGCTGAACCGGCTCGGGATGGAGCCGATCGCCTGGACCGCCGGCAACTGGACGGCCCAGATCGCCATCGCGGTCATCGTCACCTGGCACTGGACGGGCTACAACGCGCTGATCTATCTCGCCGGCATGCAGTCGATCGGCAAGGAGCTGTACGAGTCGGCCGCCATCGACGGTGCCAGCCGCTTCTCGCAGTTCCTGCACGTCACGTTGCCGGGGCTGCGTCCGACCATCCTGTTCACCATCGTGCTGTCGACCATCGGTGCCACCCAGCTGTTCACGGAGCCCTTCCTGTTCGGCAACGGAGCCGGTGGCGGCGCGCTGGGCCAGTACCAGGTGGTGGCCATGTACATGTACGAGATGGCCTTCGACATCGGTCGCCTCGGCCGGGCGTCGGCGATCGCCGTGGTGGTGCTGGCGCTGGTCATCCTGCTGGTGCTCATCAACACGGGACTGGCTCAGCTGCGCACCCGCGAGCGCCCGCAGCGCGGGACCACGACCACGACCACGACCGGAGGCACCCGATGA